One part of the Patescibacteria group bacterium genome encodes these proteins:
- a CDS encoding HAMP domain-containing sensor histidine kinase, which produces MFLTMNNLKRFLDAIIQAKSDNENQRRQTLILNILLLSSIILLIGINFIRILDIIQSGSDRGLPLGVTIAILLFFIGLLYLSNLGRARLATYLFISAYCLPTFYFAYRWGTDLPAVLLLSVLVIIMSGVLVSAKFAWISTGAISIILFTLTNLQLKGLILVNSYWRSEKHEKEDMIAYIIIFGVIAAVAWLYAREIEKSLKRARSSEHDLRMERDSLEIKVQERTKQIRELEMEKITQLYRLAEFGRLSSGIFHDLINPLTAVSLSLEKIKNDPEFQVTNNHLEQAFRATSRMENFIQSLKKQILGTKSKRYFLVTTEIKETLQILNHKLTKAQISLDLVAPDEIQLYGDPLKFSQIIANLISNAAEACLATNDKSRNKIKLISSEKEGWIKIEISDNGTGIKPEHKEEIWKAFFSTKQGDDCGLGIGLASVKNIIEKDFSGKIDFTSSPQGTRFILEFPRLSKA; this is translated from the coding sequence ATGTTCCTAACAATGAACAATCTTAAAAGATTCCTGGATGCTATAATCCAAGCGAAAAGCGATAACGAAAACCAAAGACGGCAAACCCTGATTTTAAATATCCTTTTATTGAGCTCAATCATCCTCCTTATCGGCATCAACTTCATCCGCATCCTTGATATCATCCAATCAGGCAGCGATCGTGGCTTGCCCCTAGGAGTCACTATTGCAATCCTCTTATTTTTTATCGGGCTTCTATACCTATCAAATCTTGGTCGCGCGCGTCTGGCCACCTATCTATTTATTAGCGCTTACTGCCTGCCAACTTTTTATTTTGCCTACCGTTGGGGGACGGACTTGCCGGCCGTATTATTATTGTCGGTTCTAGTCATTATTATGTCCGGCGTCTTGGTCAGCGCCAAATTCGCCTGGATAAGCACCGGGGCGATATCCATAATATTATTCACCTTAACCAATCTACAACTCAAAGGCCTGATTCTAGTTAACTCTTATTGGCGATCTGAAAAACATGAAAAAGAGGATATGATTGCTTATATTATTATCTTTGGAGTAATCGCCGCGGTCGCCTGGCTTTATGCCAGAGAGATTGAAAAATCCTTAAAAAGAGCACGCTCATCCGAACATGATTTAAGGATGGAAAGAGATTCCTTAGAAATTAAGGTTCAGGAAAGAACCAAACAAATCAGGGAATTAGAGATGGAAAAGATTACCCAACTTTACCGTCTAGCCGAATTCGGGAGACTCTCTTCTGGAATCTTCCATGATCTGATTAACCCCCTAACGGCCGTAAGCCTAAGTTTGGAGAAAATTAAAAATGATCCCGAGTTTCAAGTAACCAATAACCATCTGGAACAAGCTTTCCGAGCCACCAGCCGAATGGAAAATTTCATCCAAAGCTTAAAAAAACAAATATTAGGAACCAAGAGTAAAAGATATTTCTTGGTGACTACTGAAATCAAAGAAACTTTGCAGATACTAAACCATAAGCTGACTAAAGCCCAGATATCTTTGGATCTTGTTGCTCCCGATGAAATCCAATTATATGGAGACCCTCTTAAATTTAGTCAAATTATTGCTAATCTTATATCTAACGCCGCTGAAGCTTGCCTAGCGACTAATGATAAAAGCCGAAACAAAATTAAATTGATATCTTCAGAAAAAGAAGGATGGATAAAGATAGAGATTTCTGATAATGGCACCGGCATCAAACCAGAACATAAGGAGGAAATCTGGAAAGCCTTCTTTTCCACTAAACAAGGTGACGATTGCGGCTTGGGGATTGGCTTAGCTTCAGTAAAAAATATCATTGAAAAAGACTTTTCGGGAAAAATAGATTTTACATCCAGTCCTCAAGGGACCAGATTTATCCTAGAGTTCCCTCGCCTATCTAAAGCCTAA